From Lycium ferocissimum isolate CSIRO_LF1 chromosome 12, AGI_CSIRO_Lferr_CH_V1, whole genome shotgun sequence, one genomic window encodes:
- the LOC132040164 gene encoding rho GDP-dissociation inhibitor 1-like isoform X1, producing the protein MKMSAVVEPISPNKALIMDTLMNEDDQQEKMKMQDDESLREEQLLGSDHSSSDGVQAEKELEPEVQQPKLYIICPGRSDLELSEPFISTPKDCLFTLKEASRYKLKFSFTVSNNVVSGLKYINTTWKSGVRVDKSQVMLGTFSPRKEPYVYELEEDVTPSGVFARGLYTARTQVIDEKERCYVDIKYYFDIQKQWRESS; encoded by the exons aTGAAAATGTCAGCTGTCGTTGAACCAATCTCACCAAACAAGGCCTTGATCATGGATACATTGATGAATGAAGATGATCAACAAGAGAAGATGAAAATGCag GATGATGAAAGTTTGAGGGAGGAGCAACTTCTTGGGAGTGATCATAGCTCTTCAGATGGAG TCCAAGCAGAGAAGGAATTAGAACCAGAggtacaacaaccaaaattatACATAATTTGCCCAGGCCGATCAGATTTGGAGCTGTCAGAGCCGTTCATTTCCACCCCTAAAGATTGCCTTTTCACTCTCAAGGAAGCAAGTCGTTACAAGctcaaattttcttttacagTCTCCAACAACGTTGTCTCTGGTCTCAAATACATCAACACTACTTGGAAATCTGGTGTAAGAG TTGATAAGTCTCAAGTGATGCTGGGAACTTTTAGTCCTCGGAAAGAgccatatgtatatgaattagAGGAAGATGTCACACCTTCTGGTGTCTTTGCGAGGGGCTTATATACAGCAAGAACACAG gttatagatgaaaaagaaagatgctATGTGGATATCAAGTACTACTTTGACATTCAAAAGCAATGGCGTGAAAGCTCCTAA
- the LOC132040164 gene encoding rho GDP-dissociation inhibitor 1-like isoform X2, whose translation MKMSAVVEPISPNKALIMDTLMNEDDQQEKMKMQDDESLREEQLLGSDHSSSDGEKELEPEVQQPKLYIICPGRSDLELSEPFISTPKDCLFTLKEASRYKLKFSFTVSNNVVSGLKYINTTWKSGVRVDKSQVMLGTFSPRKEPYVYELEEDVTPSGVFARGLYTARTQVIDEKERCYVDIKYYFDIQKQWRESS comes from the exons aTGAAAATGTCAGCTGTCGTTGAACCAATCTCACCAAACAAGGCCTTGATCATGGATACATTGATGAATGAAGATGATCAACAAGAGAAGATGAAAATGCag GATGATGAAAGTTTGAGGGAGGAGCAACTTCTTGGGAGTGATCATAGCTCTTCAGATGGAG AGAAGGAATTAGAACCAGAggtacaacaaccaaaattatACATAATTTGCCCAGGCCGATCAGATTTGGAGCTGTCAGAGCCGTTCATTTCCACCCCTAAAGATTGCCTTTTCACTCTCAAGGAAGCAAGTCGTTACAAGctcaaattttcttttacagTCTCCAACAACGTTGTCTCTGGTCTCAAATACATCAACACTACTTGGAAATCTGGTGTAAGAG TTGATAAGTCTCAAGTGATGCTGGGAACTTTTAGTCCTCGGAAAGAgccatatgtatatgaattagAGGAAGATGTCACACCTTCTGGTGTCTTTGCGAGGGGCTTATATACAGCAAGAACACAG gttatagatgaaaaagaaagatgctATGTGGATATCAAGTACTACTTTGACATTCAAAAGCAATGGCGTGAAAGCTCCTAA
- the LOC132040232 gene encoding LOW QUALITY PROTEIN: pheophytinase, chloroplastic (The sequence of the model RefSeq protein was modified relative to this genomic sequence to represent the inferred CDS: inserted 2 bases in 1 codon): MAITSCSTIAIAKLDFPVSFSQSINKKFSRSIPFCSNKYVPKQLFFSIKTSKSRGNISNSLVNDCSIDETSKESTTQVAIEVKTSTWNWRGYSIRYQYSGNSGPALVLVHGFGANSDHWRKNVPVLAQSHRVFSIDLIGYGYSDKPNPRDLGVDNFYTFETWGCQLNDFCKDVVGDKAFFICNSIGGLVGLQAAVLDPQLCRGILLLNISLRMLHITKQPWFGRPLIKAFQNLLRNTELGKFFFKSVATPESVKNILCQCYCDTSQVTDELVQAILLPGLEXTAVDVFLEFICYSGGPLPEELLPQVKCPVLVAWGDKDPWEPIELGRAYGKFDTVEDFIVLPNVGHCPQDEAPHLVNPLVESFVARHANVEN, encoded by the exons ATGGCGATCACAAGTTGTTCAACAATAGCCATAGCTAAATTGGATTTCCCTGTTTCATTTTCACAAAGCATAAACAAGAAATTCTCACGTTCAATCCCTTTTTGTAGCAATAAATATGTTCCTAAACAGTTGTTCTTTTCCATCAAGACTTCAAAATCTCGTGGGAATATATCCAACTCACTTGTAAATGATTGTTCAATTGATGAAACCTCTAAAGAAAGCACAACCCAAGTTGCCATTGAAGTCAAAACCAG TACGTGGAACTGGAGAGGCTATTCCATCAGATACCAGTATAGTGGCAACAGTGGCCCTGCGCTCGTTTTAGTCCATGGTTTTGGAGCAAACAG TGACCATTGGAGAAAAAATGTACCGGTTCTTGCGCAGTCACATCGGGTGTTTTCTATTGATCTTATTGGTTATGGCTACTCAGACAAACCAAATCCTCGTGACCTTGGTGTAGACAACTTTTATACATTTGAAACATGGGGCTGCCagctaaatgatttttgtaAGGATGTCGTCGGAGATAAAGCTTTCTTTATTTGCAATTCCATCGGAG GACTTGTTGGTCTTCAGGCTGCAGTTTTGGACCCACAACTCTGTAGAGGCATTCTTCTTTTAAATATCTCTCTCCGAATGCTGCATATAACGAAGCAGCCTTGGTTCGGTAGACCACTGATTAAAGCATTTCAGAATTTATTGAG AAATACTGAACTCGGgaaattctttttcaaaagtgTTGCTACTCCTGAATCAGTGAAAAACATTCTGTGTCAG TGTTACTGTGACACATCCCAGGTGACGGATGAGTTAGTACAGGCCATCCTTCTTCCAGGGCTTGA CACAGCTGTCGATGTGTTTCTTGAGTTCATTTGCTATTCAGGGGGGCCTCTTCCCGAGGAACTACTACCTCAAGTGAAG TGTCCAGTTCTGGTGGCATGGGGTGACAAGGATCCTTGGGAGCCTATAGAACTTGGTCGAGCCTATGGCAAATTTGATACGGTTGAAGATTTCATTGTCCTCCCTAATGTTGGCCATTGTCCTCAG GACGAGGCACCCCATCTTGTGAACCCACTGGTGGAATCATTTGTTGCTCGGCATGCCAACGTTGAGAACTGA